A single genomic interval of Alteromonas sp. CI.11.F.A3 harbors:
- a CDS encoding efflux RND transporter periplasmic adaptor subunit: protein MKIELTRKKNHKHWYAMGTLVVVALIATFLLNAEDALVVSSGEVDVLKVEQGNIDLFSHAFGELFSEQERLLTSQASGKVAEIYLRPGASVEPSTVILSLANPELNRAYQSAVGDYNGQKVQLESFELEQQNERLDYQSRMADIEAALERGQLELSVNKQLSERGVSAKLEIQRAELTVKQEAKKLEFERQKYQHFLKVQAFQLKQRQIELEQLNQQVALLSNQLDDMQVKAGIYGTLQSLEVGIGETLPQGTVLGRVGSVDKLLARLRVPQHQVDQITLGAPVELTTRKGQISGEVNLIESVVSNGVVIAEVKLTSELPSDARPLAPVTGQIFIKTQINALYVTQNAGLRPMSQLDRFVLGTDKIHAVKRRIQLGGLTKGKLIIQSGVDVDEHFISQMQDEWSVHDLMTIREEG from the coding sequence ATGAAAATAGAATTAACTCGGAAGAAAAACCATAAACATTGGTACGCGATGGGCACATTAGTGGTGGTAGCGCTGATCGCTACTTTCTTATTGAACGCAGAAGATGCACTTGTAGTATCAAGTGGCGAAGTGGACGTGTTGAAAGTTGAGCAAGGCAATATTGATTTATTCAGTCATGCTTTTGGCGAGCTTTTTTCAGAACAAGAGCGATTATTAACATCGCAAGCATCGGGTAAAGTTGCAGAGATTTATCTTCGCCCCGGCGCTTCCGTTGAACCTAGCACGGTAATACTGTCACTTGCCAACCCTGAACTTAATAGAGCTTACCAGTCAGCCGTGGGCGATTACAATGGTCAAAAAGTACAGTTGGAATCCTTTGAGTTAGAGCAGCAGAATGAACGTTTAGATTACCAGAGTCGAATGGCAGATATTGAAGCAGCATTAGAGCGTGGCCAGCTTGAACTCAGTGTAAACAAGCAGCTTTCTGAGCGAGGGGTATCAGCAAAGCTTGAAATACAGCGGGCTGAACTTACCGTTAAACAAGAAGCGAAGAAACTCGAATTCGAACGTCAAAAATATCAACACTTCTTAAAAGTACAAGCCTTCCAGCTCAAGCAACGTCAAATTGAGTTAGAGCAACTAAATCAGCAAGTGGCGTTACTTTCAAATCAATTAGACGATATGCAGGTTAAGGCTGGCATATACGGTACGCTGCAAAGCTTAGAGGTAGGAATAGGTGAAACACTTCCTCAAGGTACTGTGCTTGGAAGAGTGGGCTCGGTAGATAAACTCCTTGCTCGCTTACGAGTGCCACAACATCAGGTCGACCAAATTACCTTAGGGGCACCTGTTGAACTTACCACCCGAAAAGGGCAAATAAGTGGAGAGGTCAATCTTATCGAATCTGTTGTTAGTAACGGCGTGGTTATCGCTGAAGTAAAGTTAACCAGTGAGCTACCCTCTGATGCTCGGCCCTTGGCGCCAGTGACTGGGCAAATATTTATAAAAACGCAAATTAATGCCTTGTATGTCACCCAGAACGCTGGATTACGGCCTATGTCTCAGCTTGATAGGTTCGTCCTGGGGACAGATAAAATCCATGCTGTGAAAAGACGCATTCAGCTAGGAGGATTAACCAAAGGTAAGCTCATCATTCAGTCTGGCGTAGACGTAGATGAACACTTCATATCGCAAATGCAGGACGAATGGTCTGTACACGACTTAATGACAATCAGAGAAGAGGGATAA
- a CDS encoding ABC transporter ATP-binding protein: protein MGNETVVSMHNIHKKYSGSEIETLALQGISLDIHSGDFVAITGPSGCGKSTLLTIMGLLDSASEGDYQISGIDTKGLSVDQRTQVRNQHIGYVFQSFNLIDSMTVFDNVALPLAHRGEKTEVIKAAVFEALDRVDMQHKINYKPNQLSGGQQQRVAIARALVGKPDLILVDEPTGNLDTKNGDAVMKLLMELNQQGATIVMVTHDSRYSGLVSRQIQLLDGKIVGEKQMRFEHEQGVV from the coding sequence ATGGGAAATGAAACGGTAGTGAGCATGCACAACATACACAAGAAATATTCTGGCTCTGAAATAGAGACACTAGCGCTGCAAGGTATTTCGCTTGATATACACAGTGGTGATTTTGTTGCTATTACTGGCCCCTCTGGTTGCGGTAAATCTACCTTGCTAACCATTATGGGGCTGCTAGATAGTGCAAGCGAAGGGGATTATCAAATAAGTGGTATTGATACCAAAGGGTTATCAGTAGACCAAAGAACTCAAGTACGAAATCAACATATAGGCTATGTATTTCAGTCTTTTAATCTCATCGATAGCATGACGGTTTTTGACAACGTTGCACTTCCCTTAGCGCATAGAGGCGAGAAAACAGAAGTAATAAAAGCCGCTGTTTTTGAGGCACTAGATAGAGTGGATATGCAGCATAAAATTAACTATAAGCCTAACCAGCTATCGGGTGGCCAACAACAGCGCGTGGCAATCGCCAGAGCACTTGTTGGTAAGCCAGACTTAATACTGGTTGACGAACCAACTGGAAATCTTGATACCAAAAACGGTGATGCAGTGATGAAGCTGTTGATGGAGCTAAATCAGCAAGGAGCCACCATCGTTATGGTAACGCATGACAGCCGTTATAGTGGCTTAGTAAGTCGTCAGATTCAATTGTTAGACGGTAAAATAGTGGGCGAGAAACAAATGCGTTTTGAGCATGAGCAGGGGGTTGTATGA